Within the Magnetococcales bacterium genome, the region ATCAGACGGAAGGTGATGGCGTGATCACAAAAGTTCATTTGGAGAATTTCGGCCCGTTACGCAATATTGAGTGGGGCCAGTTGGGAAATATCAATTTAATCATTGGCCGGAATGGGACGGGCAAGACATTTTTACTCAAGGCCCTCTACTGCGCCATACGCTCTGTGGAGGCTTTCGGACGGGGAAATGATAACCGCCGTCTGGAGGAAATCCTGGCTGACAAGCTCTACTGGACCTTTCAACCGGAAAAAATTGGTGATCTGGTCTCCAAGGATGGAGATGGCCGACTGTCTTGCGATATGGATCTAGACAATAAACATCTATTCTATGAATTTGGTCGCAGTACAGAAAAATCCCTTAAAAAAATCCCCACCAACATCCAACCCGGGAAGAGACCTGCCAACTCCATTTTTCTCCCTGCAAAAGAGGTACTTTCGCTACATGGTATCATACTGAGAACCCGGCGCCCCGATCATCAGGAGTTCGGCTTTGACGACACCTATTTCGATTTGGCCAATGTACTGACAGACTTGCCAAGCGGTGGAAAAAATTTCCAGGAATTCAAAAATTCGAGGAAACAGCTGGAAGAGATTATCGGGGGTAAGTTGGAATTCGACGAAAAGAGAAATCGCTGGCTGTTCAAAAAAGGCCGCTCCAAATTTCCCATTGGCCTGACTGCTGAAGGCATCAAAAAAATCGCTATTTTAGATATTTTGCTCGGTAATCGTTACCTGACCCCGGAGTCGGTGATTTTCATCGATGAACCGGAATCAGCCCTGCACCCGGAAGCCGTATCCAAATTTCTGGACATCATCACCCTCCTCGCCAAACGAGGCGTGCAGATTTTCATGGCCAGCCACTCCTACTTTGTAGTCAAAAAACTTTACCTCATTGCCCAAAAGGAAAGGCTTTCCATCCCTCTTCTCCATGAAGCGGACGGGGCATGGCATCAGAGCGATCTGAAGGATGGGTTGCCGGATAACAGCATCATTGATGAATCAGTCAGGCTTTATGAAGAAGCCATAGACTTGGCACTGCTATGACCATTGAACCCATCATTGAATCAGGCATGACCTTTATCGGCTTTCCGGAAGAAGCGTGCTTTCGAATTGAAACAAGCACTGCTTATACACGCAGACAGCAAAACAGACCCATCCCTGAATTTTTACTGCTTCGGGATAGCCAAATCTGGATTATCGAAGCCAAATCAAGCTCTCCCAATCCCAACAACCCTGCCAGTAGAGAAAGCCTGACATCTTTCGCTGATGATATTGGTCAGAAGATGCACAATGCCATTCTGATGTTCCTTGGGCTTCATTTGGGCTGGCACGGACCATTTGGGAAAGAAATGCCAACGACCTTTCACAACCTTGACCTCAAAAAGACCCAATTCAAATTGATTCTGATCATCAAAGGACATAAAAAAGAGTGGCTTCCTCCGATTAATGATGCCTGCCGTACGGCTCTATCAAAAATCATGGGAATCCTGGGACCTCCTCCCTACACCGTTGCCGTCATCAATGACCAGATGGCAAAAAAACATAACCTCATCCAATAACACCACCCCTCTGATTTTCCACCGCTTCACCTGATGCGGAACATGGCCAGCCTGCCCCTTCACCAACCTCAAAACTGAAAATAGATGAAGGGTCTATATCCCAAAGGCACGAAGGAGAGCGCTACCCCAAAGGCTGCTCCCAACAGCACGCTGTAGAGCCTGAAGGGAATACGCTCGCTCAAGGCGGGCAGATCCCAGCGGGAGGCCAGCCAGTGGGCCACACCAAGAAGGGTCAGCACTCCGAAGGGATTAATCCCTAAATTTTCCACCCCCTGGGCAGAAAAAGTGAGATAGACCCGCAGCATCTCAAGAGCAGTCGAGAGATCCTGGGCGCGGAAAAAAATCCAGGCCAAAAAGACCCACCAAAAGGTAAAAACCATCCCCAGGGAGTGGCGGATGAATCCTCCAACCCCGTCCCCTGCCCCAACCTCTCCCCGGAACGAAATCCAAGCCCGATGCCCCACCAGCGCCACCCCGTGCAAGCCCCCCCAAATCACAAAATTCCACGCCGCCCCATGCCAGAGTCCCCCCAACAGCATGGTGATCATCACGTTGCGCATCGCCTGCAACCGGCCACCGCGATTCCCCCCCAGAGGGATGTAGAGATAATCCCGCAGCCAGGTGGAGAGGCTCATGTGCCAGCGCCGCCAAAAGTCGGTCAAGCTCGAAGCCAAATAGGGGGCGTTGAAGTTAACCGGCAGGCGATAACCCAACAGCCCCGCCGTGGCAATGGCCATATCCGAATAGCCGGAAAAATCGCAATAGATCTGCACCCCATAAAGCAAAATCCCCCCCCAGATGGCGCTGGCGGAGTAGAGTCCGGGATCGGCAAACACCTGATCCACGAAGGGGGCGATATTGTCGGAAACACCGGCTTTTTTGATAAAACCGATCAAAAACAAGGTCAAACAGCTCCGAACCGCCACCTTTGACCATCTTCGGGATTGATCCAACTGGGGCAAAAAGTGGCTCGCCCGCACGATAGGCCCCGCCACAAGCTGGGGAAAAAAGGCCACAAACAGCGCCACATCCAGGGGATTTTTACGGGGCTGAAGCTTGCCCCGGTAGACATCGATGGTGTAGCTCAAAGTCTGGAAGGTATAAAAGCTGATCCCTACCGGCAGGACAATCTCCAGGGTGGTGTGGTTGAGAGCCACACCTAAGGAATTAAACAGATCCACCAGCGAAGCGGCAAAAAAGTTGAAATATTTAAAAAATCCCAGCACCCCCAGATTGGTAATCAGGCTCGCCACCAGCCAGCCCCGCTTGCGCCCCTCATTGGCAGCCCCGGGGATCCTGAGAGCCGCCAGATAGTCCACCACCGTGGAGAGGAGGATCAAAGAGAGAAAGCGCCAATCCCAGGCGGCATAGAAGAGATAGCTCCCCCCCAGCAAAACCATCTTGCGCCAGGTATTGTTGCGCAAGCTCCAGTAAATGGCCCAGAGCACCCCGAAAAAAACAATAAAACGAAACTCCACAAACAGCATCGCTACCTCCCCCGGGCTTGCATGTCAGGACAGATTTCCTGGGCCAGAAGGCGGGAAAAAAGGCTCGCTCCCGGACGATTCAAGTGTCCCACATCAAAAAAATGGGACCAGTCGAAAAGCTCTGGCCACTTGTCAGGCTGGTTGAAATTCCAGGCGGGCAGATTGGGGTTTTCTTTGGCCGCTGTTGCCAGGAGGGGGCGGGAGGTCAGGTGGGTTACGTAGGATGGGACCATCACGATACCAGGCTCAACCGCCATCTCACGGGTGCGATCCAAAAGCGGCGCCAAGCGTTTATACTGGGCCGCCCCGGAACGCTCATCCACATCCCGATGGGCCCTCCCCCGGGTGAGCACCTTATCCCGATAGCTTTTGAGGTCACGCTGCAAAAACTTGTCGTGGCGCTCAGCAAATGAGGGGTGGGTTTCCGAATCAGTGGAGAGGAACCCCCTGTGGCTGGTATCGGTCAAGCGATAACCGTTGCCGCTTTTGCTGTTATCCATTGGAAAAAAATAGGCCGAGCCTCTGCCGATTCCCAGCTGCTCAAACAGAAACGAACCCAACAATCGATAGAGCCGAACCACCCGTTCCCGGGTGGCCAAAGGGGATTGCCAGAGATCTTTGGCTGCCAGGGGCAGGTTGGACCAGGTATTAAAAAAACGCATACGGTGGGAGCCCCAGTTCCAATCGAAATAGCGGGGCAGAGACATCTGACCAAAAAGGATCCATTGCAGACGCTTCGGTTGGCTCTCCCGGATGCGATCCAGCAGATAGAGCCCCTCCACCGGCGTCAGGAGATTGACCCCAAAGTTAAAGGAGCGCACCGGGCATCCCAGACTCACCATCTCTGAGTCAAACACCAGGGGATCGATGTTGCGATAGATGCGGCTGGTACCCATGAAGATCAGATCGATCTCATCCTTTTGGGTCAGGAATAGATCAATCTTGTCATCCATCACCCCCAGATGATCCGGCCCCGCCCACTCTTTCATGAAGCCGTTGAGGCTCATGGAAACCGCAAAAAGAGAGAGCAAAAAGAGGAAAACAGCCACCATCCCCTGCCAAATCCGAATCTGCTCTCCCCCCCCGGCTCCTGCCATCTGATTCCCCCTCATGGATCCCCTTCTCAGCACGACCTCATAGATGACCAACACGCGACCAACCAAGCCACACCATCCCCTCAATGGATCAATGGCCCTCCTCAACCCCAACAAGGACCATCTGAAAACGCTCTCAGAGAATGGGGTCACACATCTCCATCAACATGATAAACTTGCCATCAACCCCATCTGCTCTAGCGAAATGGATACCAACCCGAACCCCACGATCATGGCAGCCACCCCCACCCCACCTGTCGATCACCCTCCCTTTGCGACCCCTCCCCCGGATCCGGAGTTGGCGGGGGCGGCTCTGTGTACCCATTGTGGCTATTGCCTGCCGGTCTGCCCCACCTATCGGAGCGCCCTCAACGAGATGCAATCCCCCCGGGGCAGAGTCTCCATCGTGCTGGCTTTGCAAGGGGGGCGATTACAGGCAGAAGAAGCGGTGGCGGCTCTCTCCTATTGCCTCAACTGCCGCGCCTGCCATCCGGCGTGTCCTGCCAATGTGCAACCGGTACAGCTCATTCAAAAAGTCCGCTCCCGGGCCCCTGAAAAAACGCGCCTGTCAGCCCGACTGCTGCATTTCATCACCAACCGCCCCCGCTGGACCGCCTGGCTTGCCAAAATGATCCAATTTTATGGCCAAAGCGGGCTGCAATCCGGCGTGCGGCGTTTTCGGCTGCTGGTTTTTTCGGCCACCCTCACCCGGCTGGAAGGGCTGATTCCGCCATGGCGGGCACCGCTCACCCCCTTGGCCAATCCAGCATCTGCCTTTGAACCCCTCCCCTCTCCGACCAATCCCCGGCCCCGGGTAGGGTTGATGGCTGGATGTCTGGCCCGACTTTTTTATCCCGGGGTGGAAAACGCCAGCGTTCATTTACTCACCCAGATGGGCTTCGAAGTGGTGCGGCCCCCGGATTTTGGCTGCTGTGGGGCATCGGATCTGGAGGGGGGCAAGCGTGGGGATTTATTCAAAAAAGCCCGTTCGAACCTATTGGCCTTCGAGGCGTTGGAACCCCTGGAAGCGATCATCTGCGACAGTGCCACCTGTGCGGTTACCGCCCGGCAGTATGGAAAAATTTTGGCGGATGATCCCCAATGGAGAGATCAAGCGGAACGATTTTCCGCCAAGGTGCAGCCCCTCTCCCGCTTTCTGGCTCAAAACCATTGGCCCCGGCACCTTACCCCCCATGATCCCGGTTTGGGCGAACTGACTTTTCATGATCATTGCCAAACACAAAATGAATTGGGCACAATAAAAGAACCCCGGGCGCTTTTGGGGGCTCTACCTGTTAAACTGAAGGAACTGCCTCGGGCCGAACGCTGTTGCGGTGCCGGGGGAGAGACCATGATGCGCCATCCAGATGCCAGCCGGGAGATCCGCCGGGATAAATTGGCCGCCATCCAGGCAAGCCAAGCCGATACGGTCATCGGCGAAAATCCGGGGTGTTTACTCAATATCGAAGCGGGTCTTGTCCAGGAAAAATCCCCGACCCAAGTGCGACATCTGGCAGAAGCCCTTTGGGCCGCCATGAATAATCCGATAAAATCCAAATTTGAACAGCTATGAACGACCCCACACCATCCAAGGAAGAAATGAGGTCTGACATGAACACCACAAAGCTATTTTCCCTGTTTGCCATCTCCCTGATGCTGGGTTTTGCCGCCCTTTCGGTATGGCCCGATGATGCCGAAGCCCGCCGATTTGGTGGCGGCAGCTCTTTTGGCTCCCGGGGTTCCCGCAGCTTTTCCACCCCCCGACGCGCCACCACCCGTAGCGCTACCAGCCAGACGACCTCCACCTCCCGTAGCTCCACCTCCACCTCGGCTCTAGGCTCCACGGGCCGCTCCGGATTCGGCAGCGGGCTCATGGGAGGCATCGGCGGCTTCATGCTGGGAGGCTTTTTGGGCTCCATGCTCTTTGGCGGTGGTGGCGGTGGTGGTATGGCAGGGGCTGGCGGCGGCATGGGTGGCGGCATCGGCCTGCTGGAAATCCTCCTCATCGGTGGGGCGATCTGGTTTATCCTCCGCTGGGCACGCAAGCAGAAGGAAGCCACAGCCGGACCCATGGGGGGGCAGCAAGATTACCAACGCCAATCCCTGGAAGGGGGGGATTATGCCAACAACCCCTACGACGACAACGCCCCCCTCCCCGGCAGCTTTTCTACCGGAGAGACACCTCCCGACGAAATAACCCAAGGACTGGACCACATCATCGCCATGGATCC harbors:
- a CDS encoding AAA family ATPase, yielding MITKVHLENFGPLRNIEWGQLGNINLIIGRNGTGKTFLLKALYCAIRSVEAFGRGNDNRRLEEILADKLYWTFQPEKIGDLVSKDGDGRLSCDMDLDNKHLFYEFGRSTEKSLKKIPTNIQPGKRPANSIFLPAKEVLSLHGIILRTRRPDHQEFGFDDTYFDLANVLTDLPSGGKNFQEFKNSRKQLEEIIGGKLEFDEKRNRWLFKKGRSKFPIGLTAEGIKKIAILDILLGNRYLTPESVIFIDEPESALHPEAVSKFLDIITLLAKRGVQIFMASHSYFVVKKLYLIAQKERLSIPLLHEADGAWHQSDLKDGLPDNSIIDESVRLYEEAIDLALL
- a CDS encoding MBOAT family protein, which translates into the protein MLFVEFRFIVFFGVLWAIYWSLRNNTWRKMVLLGGSYLFYAAWDWRFLSLILLSTVVDYLAALRIPGAANEGRKRGWLVASLITNLGVLGFFKYFNFFAASLVDLFNSLGVALNHTTLEIVLPVGISFYTFQTLSYTIDVYRGKLQPRKNPLDVALFVAFFPQLVAGPIVRASHFLPQLDQSRRWSKVAVRSCLTLFLIGFIKKAGVSDNIAPFVDQVFADPGLYSASAIWGGILLYGVQIYCDFSGYSDMAIATAGLLGYRLPVNFNAPYLASSLTDFWRRWHMSLSTWLRDYLYIPLGGNRGGRLQAMRNVMITMLLGGLWHGAAWNFVIWGGLHGVALVGHRAWISFRGEVGAGDGVGGFIRHSLGMVFTFWWVFLAWIFFRAQDLSTALEMLRVYLTFSAQGVENLGINPFGVLTLLGVAHWLASRWDLPALSERIPFRLYSVLLGAAFGVALSFVPLGYRPFIYFQF
- a CDS encoding (Fe-S)-binding protein; the encoded protein is MAATPTPPVDHPPFATPPPDPELAGAALCTHCGYCLPVCPTYRSALNEMQSPRGRVSIVLALQGGRLQAEEAVAALSYCLNCRACHPACPANVQPVQLIQKVRSRAPEKTRLSARLLHFITNRPRWTAWLAKMIQFYGQSGLQSGVRRFRLLVFSATLTRLEGLIPPWRAPLTPLANPASAFEPLPSPTNPRPRVGLMAGCLARLFYPGVENASVHLLTQMGFEVVRPPDFGCCGASDLEGGKRGDLFKKARSNLLAFEALEPLEAIICDSATCAVTARQYGKILADDPQWRDQAERFSAKVQPLSRFLAQNHWPRHLTPHDPGLGELTFHDHCQTQNELGTIKEPRALLGALPVKLKELPRAERCCGAGGETMMRHPDASREIRRDKLAAIQASQADTVIGENPGCLLNIEAGLVQEKSPTQVRHLAEALWAAMNNPIKSKFEQL
- a CDS encoding Tim44 domain-containing protein, which codes for MNTTKLFSLFAISLMLGFAALSVWPDDAEARRFGGGSSFGSRGSRSFSTPRRATTRSATSQTTSTSRSSTSTSALGSTGRSGFGSGLMGGIGGFMLGGFLGSMLFGGGGGGGMAGAGGGMGGGIGLLEILLIGGAIWFILRWARKQKEATAGPMGGQQDYQRQSLEGGDYANNPYDDNAPLPGSFSTGETPPDEITQGLDHIIAMDPKFHEGQFLEGAKMAFQQIQESWSDWSVDRLQPLLTDRTWAMVQKQAQEAKEAGRRDIIEKIQFTDTVVSEAWQESGEDWITVHFKVNMVEYSTDVAGKVTEGDPSQAQDVEEYWTFTRPVGSQNPNWKLAAIQQPGEVARASQ